Proteins encoded together in one Falco biarmicus isolate bFalBia1 chromosome 4, bFalBia1.pri, whole genome shotgun sequence window:
- the MKX gene encoding homeobox protein Mohawk isoform X2 has product MNTIVFSKLSGQVLFEEDAKERERSGRPYVGVVEGPHHAEVLLPDSPSIKESLSLRNRRTGARQSGGKVRHKRQALQDMARPLKQWLYKHRDNPYPTKTEKILLALGSQMTLVQVSNWFANARRRLKNTVRQPDLSWALRIKLYNKYVQGNAERLSVSSDDSCSEDGENPPRNHMNEGGYNKPVHHTVIKTESSVIKAGVRPETSANEDYVSPPKYKSSLLNRYLNDSLRHVMATNAAMMEKTRQRNHSGSFSSNEFEEELVSPSSSETEGNFVYRTETLENGPSKCES; this is encoded by the exons atGAACACCATCGTCTTCAGCAAGCTCAGCGGCCAGGTGCTTTTCGAGGAGGACGCCAAGGAGCGGGAGCGGAGCGGCCGGCCCTACGTGGGGGTGGTGGAGGGACCGCACCACGCCGAGGTGCTGCTCCCCGACAGCCCGTCCATCAAGGAGAGCCTCAGCCTGCGCAACCGGCGGACGGG GGCGCGGCAGAGCGGCGGGAAGGTGCGGCACAAGCGGCAGGCGCTGCAGGACATGGCGCGGCCGCTCAAGCAGTGGCTCTACAAGCACCGCGACAACCCCTACCCCACCAAGACCGAGAAGATTCTGCTGGCCCTCGGCTCCCAGATGACCCTGGTGCAG GTATCAAACTGGTTTGCCAATGCAAGACGTCGCCTGAAGAATACTGTCAGGCAACCAGATCTTAGCTGGGCATTACGAATAAAACTGTACAACAAATATGTTCAAGGAAATGCTGAACGACTCAGCGTGAGCAGTGATGACTCATGCTCTGAAG ATGGAGAAAATCCTCCAAGAAACCATATGAATGAAGGGGGATATAACAAACCAGTTCATCACACTGTGATTAAAACTGAAAGTTCAGTAATAAAAGCAGGAGTGAGACCAGAAACAAGTGCCAATGAGGATTATGTGTCACCCCCCAAATACAAAAGCAGCTTATTGAATCGTTACCTAAATGACTCATTGAGACATGTCATGGCTACTAATGCAGCTATGATGGAAAAAACAAGGCAAAGGAATCACTCTGGTTCATTTAGTTCCAATGAATTTGAGGAAGAATTGGTGTCTCCGTCATCATCAGAGACAGAAGGCAATTTTGTCTACCGGACAG